The genomic stretch CCTTCAATTCCGGGACCAGCGCGTTCACCGTGTCCGCCTCGTCGCGGAATTCGAGCCCGGCCGCGCTCACCGGCGAGATGATGTTCGGCGTGCCCTTCAAGGTCAGGCCGATGAAGGCGACCGGGATGCCCTCGAACGTCCTGATTTCGTAAGGCGGAAACACCGTTTTGCCGGTGCCGGTGTCGATCGTGCTGGCGGCGAGATAGTGGAATTTGGCGCCGGGGAAGGGGTGCGGCCCCTGGCACTTGTCGACCGGATGGCAGCCGCCGTTCTGCATCCGCAGCAACTCGTCCTTGCCCTCGTCGAATTCGTGATTACCGACGGAGGAAAGCGCCAGCCCCATCATCGACAGCGATTCAATGGTCGGCTCATCGTGGAACATCGCCGACAGGAACGGGCTCGCGCCGATCAGGTCACCGGCCGAGACGAAGATCGTATTGCTGTGACCCTCGCGGAGCTGATTGACCAGCGTCGCCATACGTTCGGCGCCGCCCGCGGGCACCATGATCTTCTTGGTCCGGTCGTTGGGATCGGCGATTCTGATTCCGCCCGGCGGCGGGCGAAGGTTGCCGTGAAAATCGTTGATCGCGAGAATCCGCAATTCGACCGGCGCGGCGGTCTGGGCGTCGCAGGGGGCGGTGGCGACGGCGGCGAGCGACGGGATTGCGGCGACGAGGAGCGCAAGGCGGAAGCATCTCATGACGTGACCATGGAGCGGCGGCACAACATTTTTGCGACGCAGCCGTTCACTCCTTCGTGCGTGCGACGAACGCCTGGAAGGCGGAGATCGCCTCGGTGGAACGCATCCGCTCGGTGAACAGATGGTTCTCCTGATCGATCCGGCGGGTAACGTCCTCGGGCGGCAATTTCAACAGCCGCCGCGAAATCGCCACCGCTTCCGCCGGCAGTGCGCAGATCTCGCGCGCCACCTTGCGCGCCTCGACCTCCGCATGGCCGGGCGCCACCACGACGTTGACGAAGCCGGCGACGCGCGCTTCGTCGGCCGTCATGGTGCGCCCCATCACCAGCATCGCAAACGCCCGCTGCTGACCCATGCTGCGCGGCATCAGCAGGCTCGATGCCCCCTCCGGCACCAGGCCGAAATTACTGAAGGGCGTCGAAAACGTCGCGGTCTTGCTGGCGAGCACGTAATCGCAGTGGAACAGCATGGTGGTGCCGATGCCCATCGCGACGCCGTCCACGGCCGCGACGATCGGCTTGACGTTGTGCGCCAGCGAATAAAGAAACTTGACCAGGTTGGAGGCGCGCGGCGGGTCGGTCCTGGAGGTGCCCTCGTGCAGGAGATCCTCGATGTCGTTGCCCGCGGTGAACACGCCGGAGCCGCCGGTGATGATGATGCAGCGGATATTCGGATTGTTCTGCGCCTTGTCGATCGCATCGCTCATCTCGCGATACATTTCCTGCGTGATCGCGTTCTTCTTTTCGGGCCGGCGCAGCCGGATCACGCGCGCGGCGGCTTCGTCGGTGACTATGACATGCGCGGTCATGCAGCTGTCCCTGAAACATGCGGCGACGGCGCCGCTGGCGAGTCATCAGCTGCTATCCTACATGATCCCTGCAAAGGCCCAACTGCCCGCGCCCGGTTTTTCGGGGAAACAACCTTAAAGGATTATGCAATGCAGCTGGCCGGAATTCACCATGTGACGGCGATTTCCGCAAAGCCGCGCGAGAATTTGGCGTTCTATACCGGCCTGCTCGGGATGCGGCTGGTGAAGAAGACCGTCAATCAGGACGACGTCAGCGCCTACCATCTGTTCTACGCCGACGGCAAAGCCAACCCCGGGACCGACCTGACCTTTTTCGATTTTCCGGCCGCCCCCGAGCGGCGCGGAAGCAACAGCGTTTCGCGCACCGGCCTGCGCGTCGCGGGCGAAAACAGCCTTGGTTACTGGCGGGATAGGCTGAAACAGGCGGGCGGGCACAGCGGCGATATCGTCGAAGTCGACGGCCGGCTGACCTTGCCGTTCGAGGATGGCGAGGGCCAGCGGCTGGTGCTGGTCGATGATGGCGGGGTCGGACCGGCCGCGCCGTGGGAGCGCAGCGCGGTGCCGGCCGAGCACCAGATTCGCGGGCTCGGTCCGATCGTGCTCAACGTGCACGACCTGGCGCGGACCGCTGACGTGCTGACCGGGGTCATGAACATGCGCCGCCTGCGCGATTATGCCGCGCCTGATGCGAACGCGCAGGTCCATGTGTTTGCGATGGGCGAGGGCGGTCCGGCCGCCGAACTGCATCTGATCGGGGCTAAGGATTTGCCGGTGGCGCGGCAGGGCGCCGGCGGCGTGCATCACGTCGCGTTCCGCACGCCGGACGAGGCGCAGTATCACGCCTGGACGCAGCGGCTGACCGAGCTTCGCGTGCCCAATAGCGGCGAGATCGACCGTTTCTATTTCCGCAGCCTTTATTTCCGCGAGCCCAACGGCATCCTGTTCGAGATCGCGACCGACGGCCCGGGCTTCGCCACCGACGAGCCGATGGACACGCTCGGCGAAAAACTGGCGCTGCCGCCATTCCTCGAACCGCGCCGCGCGGCGATCGAGGCAGGGCTGAAGCCGCTGGGGTGAATGCAACACTCGCTGGATGGGCAGAGCCAGCGGGTCGCGCGAATGCGCGCCGGTGATGAACTCCGCGAAACCTGTCGCAATGTATTTTGGCGGGTTACGGCTTCGCCCTAACTCACCCCGCGTGCTTCAAGCGGAAACATCCGGAAATGATCGTGCCACAATTGCTACGATCGCCGGTCACGCGGGACTCCGTCATTGCCTCATGCGCCCCGACGGACTTCCGCCTTGATCGATCTGCGACGTTGCTCCGGGACGCAACTCATGCTCTCGTCGGCTGGGCGATGCTGCGGATCGCGTTACCGGGATGAATGATTTGACCGAGCCGCAATTCGTACGTCACTCACCCGGGCTAACGGTAGGCGAGATTGCGGCCTTGACCGGCGCCGAGCTTCAGGGTGTCACAAACCACGCACAGCGAATGACGAATGTCGCGCCGATCGACCTTGCAGAGGCGGGCGACCTGACCTTTGTGGATAACGCGAAATTTGCCGGGGCGCTGACCTCGACGCGGGCCGGCGCCGTGTTGATAAACCAGCATTTCCAGTCTCTTGTGCCGAGCGGACTGGTCGTATTGCTGACATCGGAGCCCTATAAAGGCTTCGTGCTGGTGGCGCGCGAACTCCATCCTCATACATTGCGGCCGGCGTCGCTGTTCGAGACCGACGGAATCGCCTCGAACGCATCCGTCCATGCCTCCGCCCGACTCGCGCGCGGTGTGACCGCTGATCCCGGTGCTGTCATCGGACCTCGGGCCAGCATCGGCGCTGGAACGTTGATCGGGGCCAACGCCGTCATTGGGCCGGACGTCCGGATCGGACAGAACTGTTCGATCGGTCCAGGCAGTTCGATCACGAATGCGATCATTGGCGATCGGGTCATTATTCATCCGGGTTGCCACATCGGCCAGGACGGGTTCGGCTTCATCATGGGCGCCACCGGACATCTGAAGGTGCCGCAGGTCGGCATTGTCGCGATTGAACATGATGTCGAGATCGGGGCGGGGACGACGGTCGATCGCGGCGGGATTCGCAATACGGTTATTGGCGAGGGGACCAAGATCGATAACCTCGTCCAGATCGCCCACAACGTTGTTATCGGTCGTCATTGCATCATCGCCGGTCAATCCGGGTTGAGTGGCAGCGTCACCCTGGGAGACTTCGTCGTGCTCGGCGCCCGCGTCGGTATTCGCCAGCACATCACTGTCGGAAGCGGCGCCCGGCTTGCGGCGAGATCCTCGGTGATGCGTGACGTTCCGGCAGGGGCGCTCTGGGGCGGCTTTCCCAACGCCAAGCCGCTCCGACAATTTCTGCGCGAGGTGGTTACGCTCGAGCAGCTGGCCTCACCCATCGTCAAACTGACGGCGCCTGAGTAGATTTGCGGTCATTTGCTCCAGGTCAAAGCTGGCCGTCCGAAACCGATATAGGTTTTGCACATACCGAACGGTCTCAGGGGTAGGAGACGCAGCTACGGTTGGCGGAGTTCCCGGACTCCGGGGCATTCCGGGCTCCGTCTGTATCCAGTAGCCTGTAGGATGGGTAGAGCGCAGCGAAACCCATCAGATGCAGTGAAGGCGATGGGTTTCGCGGAGTTTATCATCGGGCGCGCATTCGCGCGACCCGTTGGCTCTACCCATCCTACGATTCTGAACGCCCAGTAGCGAGGTGCGCGGTAGCCGGACATCAATATTCGCTGGGCACGTGTCCAAATCGCCGAAGCACTTTCCTGACGTTGAACATGCCGATCTCGAAATCGCTGGTGCGGCTGAACGCGACCGCACCCGCATGGCCAAAGGTTTTCCAGAGCCCTTGCGCGCGCTGGATCGCCTCGGCGGGGCTCGCGCAGCTGATGGGATCGCCGGCCACGATCTCGCCATCGACGTAGTCGCACGGCACGACCATGAACTGGGTGATCTCGGTCATGTCTCCGCTTCCTCCGTGAAGCCGCAGTCGCGCCAACGCCGCCGCCGTCTTTTGCCTGTCAATTTATTGGCGGCAACGGCCTCCCGATTTGATGCAAATCAAACCGAAAAGCCCGTACCATTTCGCTCTGCCGTATCTAAGAAGATATTCCTAATTATATACCTGCAACCCCAAGGCCCAGTGCTAGTATGTGGCGGCGCTTTTTCGATTCGCTTGACGGCGTATCATTTGGAGCTTTCGATTGCGTATGAGCGCACGCAAGCAAATCACTGTGGCTGAAGATATTTGGGCGCTTCTCGACAGCTATCCGACCGGCGCGCGCGCCGTAAGTTCAGGGCGCACGCCGATACGCACTGCCAAGGCCGACAGATCAAAACGCAAATCTAAAAGATTGCGCGCGATACCCTCAACTTCCGACAGCGGAACCTTTTCAGAGACCGCGGACAAGCGTCGGCCGCGCACACGGATTGCTTTTCGCTCTGCCAACCCTTGAACTGGACTAGATCCCCAAAGGCCGTGAACTATCCCGTTGCGCTGGATACTAGCCTTTTCGATTCGTTCCAGTAGTTTGGCGAGATTGTCCGCTTCGGCTTTGTCTGCGACGGCTCCCCGCAATGCCAGGATTCGCAGTATCGTCAGCTTGTTTTGGAAGCTAAGGTTGCTGGTGATTACGAGCCCGCGATCAGGGCTTATCTCATAAAGTCCGAGTATCGTCAGTTCCATTACCATCTCGATGGCCTGCCAATTAACGACGACAGCGCCAATCGCCCGAAGGTGGTTATCCTGTATGACCGACAAAGGCTGAGACATGGCGACAAAACCAACCGATCAATACAGCCGCGCTGAAACGGAGCGCCGCTTCAAGGCTGCGCTACAGGGCGCATTCAACACGCCGGCAAAGCCGCTAAAGTCTATCAAGGTGCCCATCAAGAAGCGGGTGACGAAAAAGAAAACCGCCAAATAAGCGTAGTGCGTTGCGCCAAAGGAAGTCCAAGCCTTATCACACCACTACGCGTCTTGGCTGGAAGGGTTGCGGATGGCCAAATTCAAATTCTTTGTCACACCCGCTGCATTGCCATTTGTCGCGTCCAGTTGCAGCCGAACGAAACTTGAACTGCAAAATAGACTTCTGTCGCTTCTCATAACAATTGGGACATATGCGATGCGAAGGTTCTTCGTTGGATGCCTCCGGCTTCAAGGCATAAGCAAAAGAATTCCCTCCAAAGTCGGTCAGCGCATACCGCTTCTTCTCAGCTTCCCACTGTTCAAAGCCAGCCACTTCTTTTTCAAGGTTGTGTACGCGCTCAACCAGCGCAGATTGCGATTGTTGTGCGGACAGGATCTTTTCCTGAAGTTCTATAACCGCCGCGTTGCGGCGGGCGGTATCGTCGATGTCCTTAAGTCCCTTCGCGATATCGAACGCGGTCTTAAGAGCGCCTATTCCAGCGAATACTTCTGCCACCATCGGACTGACCCCTGATGGCCGCGCAAGGCTTGACGTGAATCGCGAACGCGACGATAGATAAAGCGCGATTAGCGCACCGCCCTGCATCGGCGGTTAAGTTTATGCCCCGGGACGCTTCCAACGTCCCGGGGTAACTACTTTAGGGTGATTCGCCGCTTGCGCCGAGTCTTAAGGCGCTTTTTGCGCCAGCGCAGAAAGCGCCGCGCCTTAAAATGGAATGACTTTGAAACGAGGTTGACGATACGTCAGCCGCTTGCCTTCTGCGCCTTTGATGGCAAGGGCCGCGCGTTCCCCGTCGCTATAGCCAAGCAGGGTGCGGTGGTTGTAACGGAAATCGAACTCCGCAAGATAGCGGTGTAAATGCTTTTCGTCGCAATGCTGATAGACGCCCTTCATGCCGCGCTTGAAGATTGAGAAAAAGCCCTCAACGCTATTCGTGTTCACGTCGCCGCGCGCATATTCCTTGGCGCTGTGCTTCACGGTCTCATGCGAAGCGAAATGCTGATCCGCACCGTGATAAAGCTTGCTTTCGTCCGTGTGCAGCCGCGCCTCGTGTGAGACGTTATCGGTGACGATCTTGGCAACCGTTGCCTTGTCCGCCACCGCAACATGGAACGATCGCACGTTGCCGCCGCGCTCGACCAAAGACACGATTGCGCGACTGTTGCGCTTCGTGCTTCCCTTGAGGTATGGCCGTCCTTTGCGAGCCGGCGAAACGTAGCTGACGTCCGGCTTTCCAAAATAGGTTTCGTCAGCCTCGGCGCAAAGCGCCGCCCGATAATAAATTCCGCGAAACCAGGAAATCTTCGAATCGTCTCCTTCGAAATGAACGCGAACGTGCAGGGAGCCGTCACGGAGCTGAAACCGGCTTCGTCGCACAAATCACCAGCCCCGCCACCGGCGCGCCTGCCTCCATGCGCAATTCGGCCGGGACGATCTTCGACTGCAGGCCCGAGAACGTCAGCAATTGCTCCACATAGGCCTGGGTATGGCTGTAACGGCCGTGCAACTCCAGACGGTAACCGGCATCGGCGCGGTCTCCGGTCGCGTGCTCGAGCGTAAACACCAAACGCCCATTCGGGCGCAGTGTTTCCGCGAAGGCCGCGACGATGTCCTTCAGGTCGCCGAAATACACCAGCGTGTCGGCCGACACGATCAGGTCGAAGGCTTCGCTGTTGTCGCGCAAATATTCGCCCAATTCGGCTTTCATCAGGGCGTGGTAGACGTTCTTGTCCTTTGCGTGCGCCAGCATGCCTTCGGACAGGTCCACGCCGACCAGCCGGCGTGCAAAAGGCGCGATCAGCGCGCCGCAAAGGCCGGTTCCGCACCCGGCATCCAGCACGTCGAGGCGATGCAAAGGTTCAAGGCCGCAATCTTCCACCATGGCAGCGACCAGCGCCGGCGCGCGATACGACAGCCGCGCGAGCTTGGCTTCGAAGCTCGCTGCAAAACCGTCGAAGGTTGTCTCGATGAAGCCATTTGACGCACGTTCAGGCACGTCCCGGCCGGTGCAGGCCGCCAGCATGTGCCGCGCAACCGGATTGTCCGGCTCCTCTTCGAGCCATTGCTCGAGGATCTCGGTCGCCTTGTCGACCTCACCCAGCGTGCAGTGCGCCAGCGCCAGCAGCTTGCGCGCTTCGGGATGCTTCGGCCGGAGCGTGATCGCCTTGCAGTAGCACGCTGCGGCCTCTTCGGTTCGCTTCAGTCCGTTGAGCAGAATGCCGAGGTTGGCGTAGGCGTCGATGTGCTCGGGGGCCGCCCGGATCGCTGCGCGATAGGCGGCCTCCGCTTCGACCGGCCGTCCGACTGCGCGCAGCAGCACGCCGAGATTGTTGTGGGCATTGGCGTGTCCGGGATCGATTTCGATCGCACGCCGGTACGCGTCGATGGCGGGGTCCAGCCTTTGGTCCGATTGAAAGACGATGCCGAGATTGCTGTGCCAGTCCGCCTGATCCGGCACCAGTGCGACGCTTCGTTCGATGAGCGCGACGGCTTCCTCGTTTCGCCCCTGCTGGTGGGCGAGCACGCCGGCATAGTGCAGCGCGCGGGGATGATCGGGGGCGGTGTCGAGCACGCGCCGGTAGACCTCGCCGGCGGCAGCGAGCTGCTCGCTTTTCTGCAAGACGATCGCGACCGAAACCGCCTCTTCGAGCGTCAACTCATGCGTCGATAATTCTGACGGCTCCATGAGCTGTCCGGGCAGTCCTCGGCCCGTCTCCGGTCGAATGCGGTCCTAGCCGGCTTTGCTGGCCTTGATGTCGAACTTGAAATGGACCCCTGCGTCGAGCGACCCGTCGGGATTTTGCGGCTTGTACTCCAGGTCGATCTTGGAAAAGGCGAGCGTCACGTTCTCCGACCCTGACCCGCCGCTGCTGTCGGCGAGCGAGACACCGGTGATGATGATGTCGTTCATCTTGATGATGAGGAATTCCTGCTGGCTTTTTCCCGCCTTGCGCTGCGTGATGGTGGCTTCCTTCAGGTGCGTACCCGTCGCGCACGCCTGCATCAGCTGCGGAGACGCCTTGTCGATGGTGTGGGTGAAGGAAAGATCGTGGAAGGTCGCCCTGCCGGCGCCGCCACCGCCACCACCAACGGTCGCCGTCGTTGCCACACCCCAGGAGAACGACAGCACCTCGATTTCGTCCTTGTGCTTGTCGTCGAGGGATTCCCCCTTGATGTCCCCGATCTTTGCAAAAATGTCTGATGCCATCTGGATCACCTGACCAATATGCCGTCCAATTGACGGCCGACAGACCACGAAGGCGGCAAAAAGCTAGGCTGCAATCAGCCAGGTGTCAATGTTCCAGCGGAGAAACCAAGGGTTGTGCGATGCCGTCGGAGGCAGCCGGTTCTGGAACAGACTGCAACCTCCGGTAGCGCCGACGGAGCGAAATGCAATGCGCTCGCCGGCGGCCCGCACGGAGTCCGCCTCGATCTATCGAGTGCAATTCCCCTACGGACTACGGACTGATGCTAAAATCTGCCCGACGGGCAAATCAAAAAAACCTGTCCAGCCCCCTTCGAAAAAATATTCCGCTTGTCGCGTCGGGCAAATCAGTGGTGTTTCTCCGCGCGTCTCACCCGACAAGAGGGGCGGCTCGCGATCGTCACGAAACGCGCGGTGGGATGCGGTGGACGCGGATGCTGCGACTGACGAGCGTGGCTGATGCGGACGGCGAAGTCGTGTGGTCCTGACGCCCCGACGCTGGCGTCAAGTTCTTGAGAAGCAAACGCTTCTCAGGGGCGACGGTGGCAAGAAAGCCCGTTCACCGGGGAGAGCGCGAAGTAAGCCGTAAAACCATTGCGCAGGGAAGGCCGGATGCTCTCCGCTGAACCTGTATGCTCGTGTGCGTGTTCTTGTGCACATTTTGCACGCGAGACCGCGGGTGCAGCGCGCACCCGGCTTTCCCTGCGCCCTCTGTTCTCAGGGGGCGAAACGATCATGCAAGACTCGGGCGCATAGTGCCGCGGGAACGCGAGACCATGCCTGGAATACTGACCGTCA from Bradyrhizobium sp. Ash2021 encodes the following:
- the lpxD gene encoding UDP-3-O-(3-hydroxymyristoyl)glucosamine N-acyltransferase; its protein translation is MTEPQFVRHSPGLTVGEIAALTGAELQGVTNHAQRMTNVAPIDLAEAGDLTFVDNAKFAGALTSTRAGAVLINQHFQSLVPSGLVVLLTSEPYKGFVLVARELHPHTLRPASLFETDGIASNASVHASARLARGVTADPGAVIGPRASIGAGTLIGANAVIGPDVRIGQNCSIGPGSSITNAIIGDRVIIHPGCHIGQDGFGFIMGATGHLKVPQVGIVAIEHDVEIGAGTTVDRGGIRNTVIGEGTKIDNLVQIAHNVVIGRHCIIAGQSGLSGSVTLGDFVVLGARVGIRQHITVGSGARLAARSSVMRDVPAGALWGGFPNAKPLRQFLREVVTLEQLASPIVKLTAPE
- a CDS encoding enoyl-CoA hydratase-related protein, which codes for MTAHVIVTDEAAARVIRLRRPEKKNAITQEMYREMSDAIDKAQNNPNIRCIIITGGSGVFTAGNDIEDLLHEGTSRTDPPRASNLVKFLYSLAHNVKPIVAAVDGVAMGIGTTMLFHCDYVLASKTATFSTPFSNFGLVPEGASSLLMPRSMGQQRAFAMLVMGRTMTADEARVAGFVNVVVAPGHAEVEARKVAREICALPAEAVAISRRLLKLPPEDVTRRIDQENHLFTERMRSTEAISAFQAFVARTKE
- a CDS encoding ring-cleaving dioxygenase — protein: MQLAGIHHVTAISAKPRENLAFYTGLLGMRLVKKTVNQDDVSAYHLFYADGKANPGTDLTFFDFPAAPERRGSNSVSRTGLRVAGENSLGYWRDRLKQAGGHSGDIVEVDGRLTLPFEDGEGQRLVLVDDGGVGPAAPWERSAVPAEHQIRGLGPIVLNVHDLARTADVLTGVMNMRRLRDYAAPDANAQVHVFAMGEGGPAAELHLIGAKDLPVARQGAGGVHHVAFRTPDEAQYHAWTQRLTELRVPNSGEIDRFYFRSLYFREPNGILFEIATDGPGFATDEPMDTLGEKLALPPFLEPRRAAIEAGLKPLG
- a CDS encoding type VI secretion system tube protein Hcp, yielding MASDIFAKIGDIKGESLDDKHKDEIEVLSFSWGVATTATVGGGGGGAGRATFHDLSFTHTIDKASPQLMQACATGTHLKEATITQRKAGKSQQEFLIIKMNDIIITGVSLADSSGGSGSENVTLAFSKIDLEYKPQNPDGSLDAGVHFKFDIKASKAG
- a CDS encoding tetratricopeptide repeat protein, which translates into the protein MEPSELSTHELTLEEAVSVAIVLQKSEQLAAAGEVYRRVLDTAPDHPRALHYAGVLAHQQGRNEEAVALIERSVALVPDQADWHSNLGIVFQSDQRLDPAIDAYRRAIEIDPGHANAHNNLGVLLRAVGRPVEAEAAYRAAIRAAPEHIDAYANLGILLNGLKRTEEAAACYCKAITLRPKHPEARKLLALAHCTLGEVDKATEILEQWLEEEPDNPVARHMLAACTGRDVPERASNGFIETTFDGFAASFEAKLARLSYRAPALVAAMVEDCGLEPLHRLDVLDAGCGTGLCGALIAPFARRLVGVDLSEGMLAHAKDKNVYHALMKAELGEYLRDNSEAFDLIVSADTLVYFGDLKDIVAAFAETLRPNGRLVFTLEHATGDRADAGYRLELHGRYSHTQAYVEQLLTFSGLQSKIVPAELRMEAGAPVAGLVICATKPVSAP